CCACCTCGTTTACTCCTTCTTCCACGACCGTATGGTTGGTACCGCCCTTGCCAGGTACGGCGCTTGTAACCGGCACCCCAATACCCATGGGCTGGTGCTGGTACATGCACTGGTTCTGGTACTTGGATTAATGCTGGCCCATTAGCTGGGGCTGGTCCAATAGCTGGTGCTGGTACATGGATTGGTGCTGACCCATGGACTGGTGCTGGTACATGCACTGGTTCTAGTACTTGTACTTGTACTGGTGCGAGCTCATTAGCTGGTGCTGGTTCATGGGCTGGTGCTGGTACGTGGGCTGGTGCGAGCTCATTAGCTAGTGCTGGTACATGTACTGGTTCTAGTACTTGGACTCGTGCGAGCTGATTAGCTGGTGCTGGTTCATGGGCTGGTGCTGGTACGTGGGCTGGTGCGATCTCATTAGCTGGTGCTGGTTCATGGGCTGGTGCAAGTTCATTAGCTGGTGCTGGTACATGCACTTGTTCTAGTACTTGGACTCGTGCTGGTTCATGGGCCGGTGCTGGTACGTGGGCTGGTGCGAGCTCATTAACTGGTTCTGGAACATGGACTGGTGCGGGCTCATGAGCTGGTGCATGCACGGATTCTGGCAGTAGTCGAGGGAAGAAATAGTGCAGGGTGGCCCGGTGAAAAGGACGTTGGTAGCGAACTCCCAAATCGTAAGCCAACCTGTTGTACCGCCCAACTGCCTCACGAGCGGCTGCCATCGCAGCGACAAGTTCTTCACCATTGTGTTCTGAAATTAAATGAGATGTTTaaagtcatttaaatatatcaaactaTAAATTACCTAGATAGTGACTTACCAACTAAAACATTGTGATCCGCCATTTTGATAGcctactgaaaataaaaaataacaacaagtAATAAGAAAATGTCAACACaagaaatttaatcaatatttgACAATTctagttaataataatgtatatattcaagtgtgaatgattcaaataattcaaaaattatttataaaattgtacaaCTCATTCAACTacatattaaaatgaaatattcaaCTAGATATGAAAACGAAATcgttgattaaataataataaataataatatgaccGAACATTGGTTCCATGAAAACAATACCGGGTGATTAGATAGTTAATTAAGTATAAATGTTtgaatacaattatttaatgaaaataaattcatttattaacgaaaatattatttaactaattCTTCAAACTCAGTTTATTCACGTGCGTTACTTATTTACTggaaaatgatattaaatgtcgttataaataaacaaattttaacaatCGTACTTACGTGTTACCTTGTTGATTGATAAATCCGTAATAATGGCCGATATTCACgtaataattctttttaacAACAATGACCCCCACTATTGTTTTACTTTTAAGCGCcactttttttaagatataaCACATGCCAACTTaaataaacatcaataaactaatcaatcgaATTCTTGACTTCtatggtaatttttagttattataccATTATCGAGTTTAACAAAACTGTTGAGATACACGAAATTATTTAGATCgagtttgttataaaaa
This genomic window from Microplitis demolitor isolate Queensland-Clemson2020A chromosome 6, iyMicDemo2.1a, whole genome shotgun sequence contains:
- the LOC103577793 gene encoding skin secretory protein xP2-like, yielding MADHNVLVEHNGEELVAAMAAAREAVGRYNRLAYDLGVRYQRPFHRATLHYFFPRLLPESVHAPAHEPAPVHVPEPVNELAPAHVPAPAHEPARVQVLEQVHVPAPANELAPAHEPAPANEIAPAHVPAPAHEPAPANQLARVQVLEPVHVPALANELAPAHVPAPAHEPAPANELAPVQVQVLEPVHVPAPVHGSAPIHVPAPAIGPAPANGPALIQVPEPVHVPAPAHGYWGAGYKRRTWQGRYQPYGRGRRSKRGGDINIYM